One stretch of Schlesneria sp. DSM 10557 DNA includes these proteins:
- a CDS encoding MotA/TolQ/ExbB proton channel family protein, with the protein MVAYPIAEPTEPEPLSWARDDIEQKLLFHGGRFTRVNFWCSLSLAIAMTFVFYAVLFPFQDNWIAGSFFFSRNRETPACIVFLTCWSIAILGLKWSKLRMQQRSLELTIVPSDPQFVLTPQTVEEVIHQMHEKVDDSRQFVVFHRITSALSNLRNLGRVTDVGDILRVQAETDESAMETSYSLLQGFVWAIPVLGFIGTVEGLSVAIGGFGGVLASSSDFEQIKVALRGVTGGLSTAFETTLQGLVAALAIQLTMTVLKKEEEEFLDACSEYCSKHITSRLRLMPFELRGDE; encoded by the coding sequence ATGGTCGCATATCCAATTGCTGAACCGACTGAGCCAGAGCCACTCTCCTGGGCACGTGATGACATTGAGCAGAAGCTGCTGTTTCACGGCGGAAGGTTCACTCGCGTGAACTTCTGGTGTTCGCTGTCGCTGGCGATCGCTATGACATTTGTGTTCTATGCAGTGCTATTTCCCTTCCAGGACAACTGGATTGCGGGAAGCTTCTTCTTCAGTCGAAACCGTGAGACACCTGCTTGCATCGTCTTTCTGACTTGCTGGTCGATTGCCATTCTGGGGTTGAAATGGAGTAAGCTGCGGATGCAGCAGCGGTCGCTCGAATTGACGATCGTCCCTTCTGATCCTCAGTTCGTTCTGACGCCGCAAACGGTCGAAGAAGTTATTCACCAGATGCACGAGAAAGTGGATGACTCACGCCAGTTCGTGGTCTTCCATCGAATTACTTCAGCTCTGTCGAACCTGCGAAATCTTGGCCGCGTTACGGACGTCGGCGACATTTTGCGTGTGCAGGCAGAAACCGACGAGTCCGCGATGGAAACCAGCTACTCCCTGCTGCAGGGATTCGTCTGGGCAATCCCTGTCCTTGGCTTCATCGGCACTGTCGAGGGTCTCTCGGTCGCCATTGGCGGATTCGGCGGCGTTCTCGCGTCGTCGAGTGACTTCGAACAAATTAAAGTCGCTCTTCGCGGAGTCACAGGTGGATTGTCAACCGCTTTTGAAACAACGCTGCAAGGTCTGGTCGCAGCACTTGCCATACAACTCACCATGACGGTGCTCAAAAAGGAAGAGGAAGAGTTTCTCGATGCCTGCAGCGAGTACTGCTCCAAGCACATTACCAGCCGCTTGCGACTAATGCCCTTTGAACTCCGAGGTGATGAGTAA
- a CDS encoding NINE protein: protein MNAAGNFCFACGAPADARAEICPKCGVRQKTKAGKSRVTAALLAFLLGGIGAHHFYLGNIVVGILYLLFCWTLIPGIIALVEGILFLTMSDSNFDSRYNS from the coding sequence ATCAACGCAGCGGGAAACTTCTGCTTTGCTTGCGGAGCACCTGCTGACGCACGTGCGGAAATCTGCCCGAAATGCGGCGTTCGACAGAAAACCAAAGCAGGGAAGTCACGCGTCACTGCCGCCTTACTGGCATTTCTGCTGGGAGGAATCGGGGCTCACCATTTTTACCTCGGTAATATCGTCGTGGGGATTTTGTATCTGCTGTTCTGCTGGACACTCATTCCGGGAATCATCGCTCTTGTTGAAGGGATCTTGTTTCTCACCATGTCAGATTCAAATTTTGATAGCAGATACAACTCATAA
- a CDS encoding low molecular weight phosphatase family protein — protein sequence MSAISHRTILFLCTGNYYRSRFAEIYFNWHAARNNLAWRAESRGLALDPANLGNMSRYTVGHLGQLEIPISPYERLPQDLTAQDLEAAHRIVAVKETEHRPLMTARFPDWLHKVEFWQVHDIDCASPEEALPHLEREVTKLLDRLSNDPHA from the coding sequence GTGTCTGCGATTTCGCACCGGACGATTTTGTTTCTCTGCACAGGGAACTACTACCGCAGCCGTTTTGCCGAGATCTACTTCAATTGGCACGCGGCACGGAATAACCTGGCATGGCGTGCGGAATCGCGCGGACTTGCACTGGATCCTGCCAATCTGGGGAACATGTCCCGGTACACAGTAGGACACCTTGGACAGCTCGAGATTCCCATAAGTCCCTATGAGAGACTTCCGCAGGACCTGACGGCCCAGGATCTGGAGGCCGCCCATCGCATCGTTGCGGTGAAAGAGACAGAGCACCGGCCGCTGATGACTGCCCGCTTCCCCGACTGGCTGCACAAAGTCGAATTCTGGCAAGTCCACGATATCGACTGCGCGTCACCTGAAGAAGCGCTCCCCCACCTCGAAAGAGAAGTGACAAAGCTCCTTGACCGCTTGTCGAATGACCCCCATGCGTGA
- a CDS encoding trypsin-like peptidase domain-containing protein has protein sequence MGGGFLINRDGYVATNFHVMEDCEMAEAEFRDGERVRISGYRAFDAKRDIAIVQIETVPHGAVPLELASRLDVKQGASVVAMGHPRGLRFTATEGIVNAIQKTSDLPADIRSDLKSPDDQIWIQSSAKMFPGSSGGPLLSRSGKVVGINSWITVDIDFGFALAVQHLTELASQAGSEVLELAEVNRKNRGENDLFDPQVEAIHKDYVRNYEEFRRRLKAAKSEAEVEKLLVSENPARRDVPRLLKIASENPKTSTAFEAMFVALVLLSDYYPQSSAIAPLHQVTSQLLRDHLEDDAFDIAVELVGDFDLTPAKNFLTEVINRSPDKETQGIACLLLARLLIASEKPGPKVEGIRLLERVINEFSDVVLRDKPIVKEAERVLFAERHLAIGVKAPEIIGRDVAGNEFKLSDHRGKVVMLSFFANWSSHCTSMYRNERRMVELQQGRPYVLLGVNCDPESVLDRLVATEIVTWRCWADGVGGPIFTEWQVDELPMIYLIDHQGIIRHKFDEVPDSEDIDRALAQMVGKVRGGR, from the coding sequence ATGGGGGGCGGTTTCCTGATCAATCGGGACGGGTATGTCGCGACCAATTTTCATGTCATGGAAGATTGTGAGATGGCAGAAGCTGAGTTCCGCGACGGCGAACGAGTTCGCATCTCCGGTTACCGAGCATTTGATGCGAAACGTGATATTGCCATTGTTCAAATCGAAACTGTCCCACATGGTGCCGTTCCGCTCGAACTGGCATCTCGTCTGGATGTCAAACAGGGGGCTTCTGTTGTCGCAATGGGGCATCCGCGCGGTCTGCGATTTACCGCGACGGAAGGGATCGTAAATGCGATTCAGAAGACGAGTGATCTGCCTGCAGACATACGCAGTGATTTGAAAAGTCCGGACGACCAAATCTGGATTCAATCCAGTGCGAAGATGTTTCCGGGGAGCAGCGGTGGTCCCCTGCTCTCTCGTTCCGGAAAAGTGGTGGGCATCAACTCGTGGATTACCGTCGACATTGATTTTGGTTTCGCACTCGCCGTGCAGCACTTGACGGAACTGGCGTCGCAGGCGGGAAGCGAAGTGCTGGAATTGGCAGAAGTGAATCGGAAGAATCGCGGCGAGAACGATCTGTTCGATCCCCAGGTCGAAGCAATTCACAAAGACTATGTACGCAACTATGAGGAATTCAGAAGACGGCTAAAGGCAGCAAAATCCGAGGCGGAAGTCGAAAAGCTTCTGGTCTCAGAGAACCCCGCGCGACGTGACGTGCCGAGACTCCTTAAGATTGCGAGTGAAAATCCCAAAACTTCAACCGCCTTCGAAGCAATGTTTGTTGCACTGGTGCTGCTGTCCGATTACTACCCCCAATCTTCCGCGATCGCCCCCCTACACCAGGTGACATCTCAACTGCTTCGCGACCATCTCGAAGATGACGCCTTCGACATCGCGGTCGAATTGGTCGGAGACTTCGATCTTACCCCCGCCAAAAATTTTCTGACGGAAGTGATCAATCGAAGTCCAGATAAAGAAACCCAGGGCATCGCCTGTCTTCTACTGGCGCGTTTATTGATCGCGTCAGAGAAGCCGGGGCCGAAGGTCGAGGGAATTCGACTGTTAGAACGTGTGATCAACGAATTTAGTGACGTGGTGCTGCGTGACAAGCCCATCGTGAAAGAGGCAGAACGGGTTCTATTTGCAGAACGGCATCTGGCAATTGGAGTGAAGGCGCCCGAAATCATTGGCCGGGATGTCGCTGGAAACGAGTTCAAATTGAGTGACCACCGGGGTAAGGTGGTGATGCTCAGTTTCTTCGCCAATTGGAGTTCTCACTGTACCAGTATGTACCGCAATGAACGCAGGATGGTCGAACTGCAACAGGGAAGGCCCTACGTCCTGCTGGGGGTCAACTGCGACCCCGAGAGCGTACTCGACCGGTTGGTTGCCACAGAAATCGTAACGTGGCGATGCTGGGCGGATGGCGTGGGCGGTCCAATCTTCACCGAATGGCAGGTCGATGAACTTCCAATGATTTACTTGATTGATCATCAGGGAATTATCCGTCACAAGTTCGATGAAGTCCCTGACTCTGAAGATATTGACCGTGCTCTCGCTCAGATGGTCGGCAAAGTCAGGGGCGGCAGGTAG
- a CDS encoding peroxiredoxin: MAVLVGKPAPDFTATAVMGNNEIRDYSLSKEIKGKYAVIFFYPLDFTFVCPSELIAFDHRLNEFKQRGVEVIGVSIDSQFTHLAWKNTPVNDGGIGQVQYPLIADIKHEICRAYDVEFCDAGVAFRGSFLIDQQGVVRHQVVNDLPLGRNVDEMLRMIDALQFTEQHGEVCPAGWSKGKPGMKASTSGVAEYLATHGKDL; the protein is encoded by the coding sequence GTGGCCGTTCTCGTCGGTAAACCAGCTCCAGATTTCACTGCCACCGCAGTGATGGGTAACAACGAAATCCGTGACTACTCCCTGTCCAAAGAGATCAAGGGAAAGTACGCGGTCATTTTCTTCTACCCGCTCGATTTCACCTTCGTCTGCCCTTCGGAACTGATCGCGTTTGATCACCGACTCAACGAGTTCAAGCAGCGTGGTGTCGAAGTTATCGGGGTGTCGATCGATTCTCAGTTCACACATCTCGCATGGAAGAACACCCCCGTCAATGACGGTGGTATTGGTCAGGTTCAGTATCCGCTGATCGCGGACATCAAGCACGAAATCTGCCGTGCTTATGATGTCGAGTTCTGCGATGCCGGTGTTGCCTTCCGCGGCTCGTTCCTGATCGACCAGCAGGGTGTCGTCCGTCACCAGGTCGTGAACGATCTGCCGCTCGGACGAAACGTCGACGAGATGCTGCGCATGATCGACGCGCTGCAGTTCACCGAACAGCATGGCGAAGTCTGCCCGGCGGGCTGGAGCAAGGGGAAACCCGGTATGAAGGCTTCCACCAGCGGAGTCGCTGAATACCTCGCTACACACGGGAAAGACCTGTAA
- a CDS encoding type II secretion system F family protein, producing MAEFRYIARELSGAQVVGTLSAASEREALGSLAAKNLFPVSITLAEAARAHQANKRKRVPARILTVFYTQLADLLRAGVPLLRSLDLLVRQTRHMTLKMVVQEVRDQVADGTRLAEAMRQHPTVFNDLTISMVRAGEEGSFMEESLQRIADFTEHQEELKGRVVGAMAYPAFLVVVGGLILVGMLIFFVPKFEPLFETMRTEGTLPSATILLLAASSFFQKYILVMLGVIAVAFHFIRQYFSNDAGRLRLDEFRLKTVGVGRVIRSLAVARFCRVLGTLLKNGVPILTALHIAKDATGNRVISTAIAQAADHVSSGRSLAQPLAECGQFPPDVLEMIAVGEEANNLESVLVGIAEKMERQTNRQLEMVVRLLEPLMLVVMAGVILFVLIALMLPIFNSSSMAGVESAIGQFFC from the coding sequence ATGGCAGAATTTCGCTATATCGCCCGTGAACTTTCAGGGGCCCAGGTCGTCGGGACACTTTCTGCGGCATCTGAGCGCGAGGCGCTGGGATCGCTGGCGGCGAAGAATCTGTTTCCGGTTTCGATTACTCTGGCCGAGGCGGCGCGGGCCCATCAGGCGAATAAGCGAAAGCGAGTCCCCGCGCGCATTCTGACCGTCTTTTACACTCAACTTGCCGACCTGCTGCGAGCGGGCGTTCCGTTGCTCCGATCGCTGGATCTGCTGGTTCGGCAGACCCGTCATATGACGCTGAAGATGGTGGTGCAGGAAGTGCGCGACCAGGTCGCTGACGGGACTCGTCTGGCGGAAGCCATGCGACAGCATCCCACGGTCTTCAATGATTTGACGATCAGCATGGTGCGCGCGGGTGAGGAAGGGAGCTTCATGGAAGAGTCGCTCCAGCGAATCGCCGACTTCACCGAGCATCAGGAAGAGTTAAAAGGTCGTGTGGTCGGGGCAATGGCCTATCCGGCATTTCTGGTGGTGGTCGGGGGATTGATCCTGGTCGGCATGCTGATCTTCTTTGTCCCCAAATTTGAACCTCTGTTTGAAACCATGCGAACCGAGGGGACGTTGCCCTCCGCCACGATCCTGTTGCTGGCGGCCAGTTCGTTCTTTCAGAAATACATCCTGGTCATGCTGGGAGTGATTGCGGTGGCGTTTCACTTTATTCGGCAGTACTTCTCGAATGACGCCGGAAGACTGCGATTGGACGAGTTCCGGTTGAAGACCGTCGGTGTGGGGCGGGTCATCCGCAGTCTGGCGGTGGCACGGTTCTGCCGCGTGCTGGGGACGCTGCTCAAGAATGGCGTGCCGATCCTGACCGCCCTGCACATCGCTAAAGACGCGACCGGGAATCGCGTGATCAGCACTGCGATTGCTCAGGCGGCGGATCACGTTTCCTCGGGACGTTCTCTGGCACAACCTCTGGCGGAATGTGGTCAGTTTCCTCCCGACGTGCTTGAGATGATCGCGGTGGGGGAAGAAGCGAACAATCTGGAATCGGTTCTGGTGGGGATCGCCGAAAAAATGGAGCGGCAGACGAATCGCCAGCTCGAAATGGTGGTTCGACTGCTGGAACCGCTGATGCTGGTCGTCATGGCGGGGGTCATTCTGTTTGTATTGATCGCGCTCATGCTGCCAATCTTTAACAGTTCTTCGATGGCGGGTGTGGAATCGGCGATTGGGCAGTTCTTCTGCTGA
- a CDS encoding AAA family ATPase — translation MDLAFWGFRHWPFDRTFSADRFYASQQHDEALARMLFLVEESRRCGIVSGPGGTGKSFLLKLLQNRTERLGRITIRCDATGLDGNQLLGQIAQSCQTAVDIDAPPARIWNSLRARFAALGLIRQPMVILIDHFDLVEPSCQQAIWRLHQLADAVGLKLTILLATREQQITGPLQELVELRIEINAWSPADTALFINRAVHHAGCGQALFSDDAVRMIHHLTKGVPWAICCLTSHCLLAARSQDQTHVTHECVEAVVAELWPQQMSPTQHKPGLRRDHRHSIRHATYAALTR, via the coding sequence ATGGATCTTGCCTTTTGGGGTTTTCGTCACTGGCCTTTTGACCGTACCTTCTCCGCAGATCGCTTCTACGCCAGCCAGCAGCATGATGAAGCCCTCGCGCGCATGCTGTTCCTTGTCGAAGAATCGCGTCGCTGCGGCATCGTGTCGGGGCCCGGCGGGACCGGCAAAAGCTTTCTGCTGAAGTTGCTTCAGAACCGGACAGAACGGCTGGGACGGATCACAATTCGGTGCGATGCCACGGGATTGGACGGCAATCAGCTGCTCGGACAGATCGCGCAGTCCTGCCAGACAGCGGTGGACATCGACGCTCCCCCGGCACGCATCTGGAACAGCTTGCGTGCCCGTTTTGCAGCGCTGGGATTGATCCGTCAGCCGATGGTGATCCTGATCGACCATTTCGATCTGGTCGAACCGAGTTGTCAGCAGGCCATCTGGCGACTGCATCAGCTCGCAGACGCGGTCGGGCTCAAACTGACAATCTTGCTCGCCACGCGCGAACAGCAGATTACGGGCCCGCTGCAGGAACTGGTGGAACTGCGGATCGAAATCAATGCCTGGTCACCCGCTGACACCGCGCTGTTTATCAATCGAGCCGTGCACCACGCCGGCTGCGGACAAGCCCTGTTCAGCGATGATGCTGTCAGGATGATCCATCATCTGACTAAAGGGGTCCCCTGGGCGATCTGTTGCCTCACCAGCCACTGCCTGCTTGCCGCTCGAAGTCAGGACCAGACTCACGTGACACACGAGTGCGTTGAAGCAGTGGTCGCCGAGCTTTGGCCTCAACAGATGTCTCCGACACAGCACAAGCCGGGTCTCCGTCGAGATCACCGCCATTCGATCCGCCATGCGACTTACGCGGCGCTGACCCGATAA
- a CDS encoding DUF444 family protein, with translation MTRSIDRDNQRFKEIVRGKVRQGLKKYITHGEVLGRKGRETVSIPVPNIEIPHFRHGKKGSGGVGQGEGDPGQPIGKGEDEGDGQGQAGEDPGQHIREAELTIEELAQMLGDELQLPEIKPKGQSTIKAVKTKYNSIRQTGPDSLRHFKRTYKRALRRLISSSEYNPNRPVVVPTREDERFRSWTEVPLPHANAAVIYIMDVSGSMTDDQKEIVRTESFWIDTWLKSQYDGLQRRYVVHDAVAHEVDEETFYRVRESGGTRISSAYAESKKIIERDFPPADWNIYIFQFSDGDNWGEDNTSCLKTIQDDFLPICNLFCYGQVESPYGSGDYIRELRKVAGKYENLILSNIKDKEAIYESIRTFLGKGR, from the coding sequence GTGACCCGTTCCATCGATCGAGACAATCAACGATTCAAGGAAATTGTCCGCGGAAAAGTCCGCCAGGGCCTGAAGAAATACATCACACATGGGGAAGTCCTCGGCCGGAAAGGACGGGAGACCGTCAGTATCCCCGTTCCCAACATCGAGATCCCTCACTTCCGTCACGGAAAGAAGGGCTCAGGGGGCGTGGGTCAGGGAGAGGGAGATCCGGGGCAGCCGATTGGCAAAGGGGAAGACGAAGGTGATGGCCAGGGGCAGGCAGGTGAAGACCCGGGTCAGCACATCCGCGAGGCAGAGCTGACCATCGAAGAACTGGCTCAGATGCTGGGAGACGAACTGCAACTGCCCGAGATCAAACCAAAGGGGCAGAGCACCATTAAGGCCGTTAAAACCAAGTACAACAGCATTCGTCAGACCGGTCCTGACTCGCTGCGGCATTTCAAACGGACGTATAAGCGCGCCTTGCGGCGGCTGATTTCCTCAAGCGAATACAACCCGAACCGCCCTGTCGTCGTTCCGACGCGCGAGGACGAACGGTTTCGGTCGTGGACCGAGGTCCCCCTACCGCATGCCAATGCCGCAGTGATTTACATCATGGACGTCTCAGGCTCGATGACTGATGACCAGAAGGAAATTGTTCGCACGGAATCTTTCTGGATCGACACCTGGCTGAAGAGTCAGTACGACGGTTTGCAGCGACGCTATGTCGTTCATGATGCCGTTGCGCATGAAGTGGATGAAGAGACCTTCTACCGTGTTCGCGAAAGTGGCGGGACACGTATTTCATCTGCCTATGCCGAATCCAAAAAGATCATCGAGCGCGACTTTCCCCCTGCAGACTGGAACATCTACATCTTTCAGTTTTCCGACGGCGATAACTGGGGCGAAGACAACACCAGTTGCCTGAAGACGATTCAGGACGACTTCCTGCCGATTTGCAACCTCTTCTGTTACGGTCAGGTCGAAAGTCCCTACGGATCGGGAGACTACATCCGCGAACTCCGCAAAGTGGCTGGCAAGTACGAGAACCTGATCCTCTCGAACATCAAAGACAAAGAAGCGATCTACGAATCGATCCGCACGTTCCTCGGCAAAGGGCGGTAG
- a CDS encoding PrkA family serine protein kinase — MGTGQSLLQQFSSRQNADAYRQEHWQGTFDEYLDIVRRQPEVTRTAHQRMYDMIMTYGTYPVDEGRREGLVRYRFFDDPDTGGEDAIFGLTEPLTQLVHVFRSAALKYGSERRVLLLHGPVGSSKSTIARLLKKGLQRYSRKPEGALYTFGWKEDDGSITWDPMNSEPLQLIPQAFRNEVCSSLNEGRDPNNQYTVEIHGDVCPLSRFIFKQRLEKCDGDWTKVLQGIVVKRFFLSEQDRIGIGTFQPKDEKNQDSTELTGDINYRKIAEFGSESDPRAFNFDGEFNVANRGMIEFIEVLKLDVAFLYDLLGASQEHKIKPKKFAQTDIDTVILGHTNEPEFRKLQSNEFMEALRDRTVKIDIPYVTKLGHELRIYEKDYNERRVRGKHIAPHTLEVAATWAVLTRLEEPKHHGLTVLQKLKLYNGKTLPGFTTENIEQLRKEAKHEGLQGISPRYVQDKISNALVNNTESTCINPFMVLNELENGLQHHSLIPNEETRESYRRLISVVKDEYTDVVKNEVQRAIAADEEALMRLCSNYIDNVKAYTQREKVRNKFTGQDEQPDERLMRSIEERIDIPETRKDDFRREIMNYIGALSLDGKKFDYKTNERLHKALEMKLFEDQKDTIKLTSLVSNVVDKDTQEKIDVVKGRLIKNFGYNDESATDVLQYVASIFARGDAKRD; from the coding sequence ATGGGCACTGGGCAAAGTTTGCTACAGCAATTTTCTTCACGCCAAAACGCAGACGCCTACCGGCAGGAACACTGGCAGGGAACGTTCGACGAGTACCTCGATATCGTCCGCAGGCAGCCCGAAGTCACACGGACTGCGCACCAGCGGATGTATGACATGATCATGACGTACGGAACTTACCCCGTCGACGAAGGTCGGCGCGAGGGGTTGGTTCGTTACCGGTTCTTCGACGATCCGGACACCGGCGGCGAAGATGCCATCTTTGGTCTGACTGAGCCGTTAACTCAACTTGTGCACGTCTTCCGTTCTGCGGCACTCAAGTACGGCAGCGAGCGGCGTGTGTTGCTGCTGCACGGACCCGTGGGGAGTTCGAAAAGCACCATCGCCCGCCTCTTGAAGAAGGGGCTGCAACGATACAGTCGTAAGCCGGAAGGAGCCCTCTACACCTTTGGCTGGAAAGAAGACGATGGCTCGATCACCTGGGATCCCATGAACAGCGAGCCGCTGCAACTGATCCCGCAAGCCTTCCGAAATGAAGTTTGCTCGTCGCTGAACGAAGGGCGCGATCCAAACAATCAGTACACCGTCGAAATTCACGGAGACGTCTGCCCGCTCAGCAGGTTCATCTTCAAGCAGCGGCTTGAGAAGTGCGACGGCGACTGGACCAAGGTCCTTCAGGGAATCGTCGTCAAACGGTTCTTCCTGTCGGAACAGGACCGGATTGGTATCGGCACATTCCAGCCCAAGGACGAAAAGAACCAGGACAGTACCGAGCTGACGGGGGATATCAACTATCGCAAGATCGCGGAATTCGGCTCGGAATCCGATCCCCGCGCGTTCAACTTCGACGGCGAATTCAACGTCGCAAATCGGGGAATGATTGAGTTCATCGAAGTCCTGAAGCTCGACGTGGCGTTCCTCTACGACCTGCTGGGTGCATCGCAAGAGCACAAAATCAAGCCGAAGAAGTTTGCACAAACCGATATCGACACTGTGATCCTCGGTCACACGAACGAACCCGAGTTCCGCAAACTTCAGTCGAATGAATTCATGGAGGCGCTCCGCGACCGTACCGTGAAAATCGATATCCCGTACGTGACCAAGCTGGGACATGAACTGCGGATCTACGAGAAGGATTACAACGAACGCCGGGTCCGTGGGAAACACATTGCTCCGCACACGCTGGAAGTTGCCGCCACTTGGGCGGTACTCACCCGGCTCGAAGAACCCAAGCACCACGGACTCACGGTGCTGCAGAAGTTGAAACTTTACAACGGAAAAACGCTTCCCGGATTCACGACAGAAAACATCGAGCAACTGAGAAAGGAAGCCAAGCACGAAGGGTTGCAGGGGATCTCACCCCGATACGTTCAAGACAAAATCTCGAACGCGCTCGTGAACAATACCGAATCGACCTGCATCAACCCGTTCATGGTTCTCAACGAACTCGAAAATGGCCTGCAACATCACTCGCTGATCCCCAACGAAGAGACGCGAGAAAGCTACCGACGGCTGATCTCGGTCGTCAAAGACGAATACACCGATGTCGTCAAGAACGAAGTTCAGCGGGCCATTGCCGCCGACGAAGAAGCGTTGATGCGACTCTGCTCTAACTACATCGACAACGTGAAAGCGTATACGCAGCGGGAAAAAGTCCGCAACAAGTTCACGGGTCAGGATGAGCAACCGGACGAACGCCTGATGCGGTCGATCGAAGAACGAATCGATATTCCTGAAACGCGTAAGGATGATTTCCGGCGTGAAATCATGAACTACATCGGGGCGCTTTCGCTGGACGGGAAGAAGTTCGATTACAAAACGAACGAGCGATTGCACAAGGCGCTCGAAATGAAGTTGTTCGAAGACCAGAAAGACACGATCAAGCTCACGAGCCTGGTCTCGAACGTCGTCGACAAGGATACGCAGGAAAAGATCGATGTGGTGAAGGGACGACTGATCAAGAACTTTGGCTACAACGATGAATCGGCCACGGATGTCCTGCAGTACGTTGCCAGTATCTTCGCCCGAGGAGATGCAAAACGAGATTGA